The Vicia villosa cultivar HV-30 ecotype Madison, WI linkage group LG1, Vvil1.0, whole genome shotgun sequence genome includes a region encoding these proteins:
- the LOC131654047 gene encoding uncharacterized protein LOC131654047: MELREIVLQFPKVWENMVNAGRFKMTTMYAAITKGDDRVRWRHLFRNNEARPKALHTTWMTCHGNLPTKERLKRFHIINEDICIICNLEIEIAEHLFFNCRIASDIWKGVLQWMDVIHQPKGWDEELYWVLKSSRKKGWRARVLKLAFAEIIYGVW; this comes from the coding sequence ATGGAGCTTAGAGAGATTGTTCTTCAATTTCCTAAAGTTTGGGAGAATATGGTGAATGCTGGCAGATTCAAAATGACTACTATGTATGCAGCTATAACCAAAGGTGATGATAGAGTGAGGTGGAGACATTTATTTAGGAATAATGAAGCTAGACCTAAGGCATTGCATACGACATGGATGACATGCCATGGGAATCTTCCTACTAAGGAGAGATTGAAGAGATTCCATATCATAAATGAAGACATCTGTATTATTTGCAATTTGGAGATTGAAATTGCTGAGCATTTATTCTTTAACTGCAGGATAGCCAGTGATATTTGGAAAGGAGTTTTGCAGTGGATGGATGTTATTCATCAACCGAAAGGTTGGGATGAAGAGCTTTACTGGGTTTTAAAGTCATCAAGGAAGAAAGGTTGGAGAGCTAGGGTGTTGAAATTGGCTTTTGCTGAGATAATTTATGGTGTCTGGTAG
- the LOC131644197 gene encoding leucine-rich repeat receptor-like protein kinase TDR gives MKPFLFFLITFSFFFQTQLPLVSSATTLPFQLITLLSIKSALIDPLNHLNDWKINPSNSSTTFSNSNNSQDPIWCFWRGITCHPKTAQITSLNLSHLNLTGTISPQIRYLTTLTHLNISGNDFNGTFPTAIFQLTELRSLDISHNSFDSTFPPGISKLRFLRIFNAYSNNFTGPLPEELIRLPFLEQLNLGGSYFSGRIPPSYGTFKRLKFLLFHGNALEGSLPPELGLLSELQHLEIGYNPFSGTIPVELTMLSNLKYLDISSTNISGQVIPELGNLTMLENLFLFANRLSGEIPSTIGKLKSLKDLDLSVNELTGSIPPEITMLKELTRLNLMINKLRGEIPQGIGELPQLNRFYVFNNSLNGTLPPKLGSNGLLQLLDVSTNSLQGPIPINVCKGNNLVKFNLFDNKFTNSLPPSLTSCTSLARVRIQNNKLTGSIPQTLTMLPNLTYLDLSNNNFYGEIPTELGNLQYLNITGNSFESNLPSNIWNASNLQIFSASYSKITGQIPEFVGCESIYKIELQGNLFNGSIPWNIGHCEKLIMLNLSRNNLTGIIPWEISTLPSITDVDLSQNSLTGTIPSSFNNCSTLQNFNVSFNSLTGPIPSSSIFQSLHPSSYSGNKNLCGDLLAKPCASTGENELEVHRQEPKKTAGAIIWIIAAAFGIGIFVIVAGTRCFHANYNSGFNESNGEIGPWKLTAFQRLNFTAEDVLECVSMSDKILGMGSTGTVYKAEMPGGEIIAVKKLWGKQKENNSNLIRRRRGVLAEVDVLGNVRHRNIVRLLGCCSNQEITMLLYEYMPNGNLDDLLHGENKGDNMVISDWFTRYKIALGVAQGICYLHHDCDPVIVHRDLKPSNILLDGEMEARVADFGVAKLIQADESMSVIAGSYGYIAPEYAYTLQVDEKSDIYSYGVVLMEILSGKRSVDQEFGDGNSIVDWVKSKIKTKDGVEGILDKNAGPGCGSVKEEMIQMLRIALLCTSRNPADRPSMRDVVLMLQAAKPKRKLLGGGGDVALIQKPVTNES, from the exons ATgaaaccttttcttttctttctcatcACATTCTCTTTCTTTTTCCAAACACAGTTACCACTAGTTTCTTCTGCTACAACTCTTCCCTTTCAACTCATCACTCTCCTCTCAATTAAATCAGCCCTCATTGACCCTCTCAATCATCTCAATGACTGGAAAATCAACCCTTCTAATTCTTCCACTACTTTCTCAAACTCCAATAACTCCCAGGACCCAATTTGGTGTTTTTGGAGAGGCATCACTTGTCACCCAAAAACAGCACAAATCACTTCCCTAAACCTCTCTCACCTCAATCTTACAGGCACTATCTCACCTCAAATCCGCTACTTAACCACCTTAACCCACTTGAACATAAGTGGAAATGATTTCAATGGAACTTTTCCAACAGCAATTTTCCAACTCACTGAGCTTAGATCACTAGACATTAGCCACAACTCCTTCGACTCAACTTTCCCACCTGGAATATCAAAGTTAAGATTCTTAAGAATCTTCAATGCTTACAGCAACAACTTCACAGGCCCTCTTCCTGAAGAACTAATCAGGCTTCCATTTCTAGAACAACTTAACCTTGGTGGAAGCTATTTCAGTGGCAGAATCCCACCAAGCTATGGAACTTTCAAAAGACTCAAATTCTTGTTATTTCATGGTAATGCATTGGAAGGTTCACTACCACCTGAATTAGGCTTATTATCAGAGCTACAACACTTGGAAATTGGATACAACCCATTCTCAGGAACAATACCAGTGGAATTAACAATGTTGTCTAATCTCAAATACTTAGACATCTCATCCACAAACATCTCAGGTCAAGTGATTCCAGAACTAGGAAACTTAACCATGCTTGAAAATTTGTTTCTCTTTGCGAATCGGTTAAGCGGAGAAATCCCATCAACCATAGGCAAGTTGAAATCACTAAAAGATCTTGATTTATCCGTCAATGAACTCACAGGTTCAATTCCACCAGAAATAACAATGTTGAAGGAACTAACAAGGCTGAATCTTATGATTAACAAGCTAAGAGGTGAAATTCCACAAGGAATTGGCGAGCTTCCACAACTTAACAGGTTCTATGTTTTCAACAACTCACTCAATGGTACACTACCACCAAAGCTCGGTTCCAACGGGCTACTACAATTACTAGATGTCTCCACAAACTCACTCCAAGGTCCAATCCCTATCAACGTTTGCAAAGGAAACAATCTTGTTAAGTTCAATCTCTTTGATAACAAATTCACCAATAGTCTTCCACCATCACTCACTAGCTGCACCTCACTTGCTCGGGTTCGGATACAAAACAACAAACTCACAGGTTCAATTCCTCAAACACTTACAATGCTTCCTAATTTGACATACCTTGATTTGAGCAACAACAATTTCTACGGGGAAATTCCTACAGAATTAGGCAACCTTCAATACCTAAACATCACAGGAAACTCGTTTGAAAGCAATTTACCTAGCAACATTTGGAACGCAAGCAATCTACAGATTTTCTCAGCTTCTTATTCAAAAATCACCGGTCAAATTCCCGAATTCGTCGGATGCGAATCGATTTACAAGATTGAATTGCAAGGGAATTTATTCAACGGTAGCATTCCTTGGAATATCGGTCATTGCGAGAAACTGATTATGTTGAACCTAAGTAGAAACAATCTCACCGGAATCATACCTTGGGAAATCTCAACTCTTCCTTCAATCACCGACGTTGATCTCTCACAAAACTCACTCACCGGAACAATACCTTCAAGCTTCAACAACTGCTCCACTCTCCAGAATTTCAACGTCAGCTTCAACTCCCTCACCGGTCCAATTCCTTCCTCCAGCATCTTCCAAAGTCTCCATCCCTCTTCCTACTCCGGCAACAAAAACCTCTGCGGTGATCTCTTAGCCAAACCCTGTGCCTCTACCGGAGAAAACGAACTCGAGGTCCACCGCCAGGAACCGAAGAAAACCGCCGGCGCAATCATTTGGATAATCGCGGCGGCGTTCGGGATCGGAATCTTCGTTATCGTCGCCGGAACACGTTGCTTCCACGCGAATTATAACAGTGGTTTCAACGAGAGTAACGGCGAAATCGGACCGTGGAAGTTAACGGCGTTTCAGCGGTTAAACTTCACGGCGGAGGATGTACTCGAGTGCGTCTCAATGTCTGATAAGATATTAGGAATGGGGTCCACGGGAACGGTTTATAAAGCAGAAATGCCAGGTGGAGAAATCATAGCCGTCAAAAAGCTATGgggaaaacaaaaggaaaataacAGTAATCTAATCCGACGGAGGAGAGGCGTTTTAGCTGAAGTGGACGTATTAGGAAACGTGAGACACAGGAATATTGTGAGATTGTTAGGGTGTTGCAGCAATCAGGAAATTACCATGTTGCTCTACGAGTACATGCCAAATGGTAACCTTGATGATTTGTTGCATGGTGAGAATAAAGGGGACAATATGGTAATTTCGGATTGGTTTACCAGGTACAAGATAGCATTAGGTGTGGCTCAGGGAATTTGTTATCTACACCATGATTGTGATCCTGTGATTGTGCATAGAGATCTTAAACCTAGTAACATTTTATTGGACGGTGAGATGGAAGCTAGAGtggctgattttggtgtggctaaGTTGATTCAAGCTGATGAATCTATGTCTGTTATTGCTGGATCATATGGTTACATTGCTCCAG AGTATGCTTATACACTCCAAGTTGATGAGAAGAGTGACATTTACAGCTATGGAGTGGTGTTGATGGAAATTTTAAGTGGAAAACGTTCGGTGGATCAAGAGTTTGGTGATGGGAATAGTATTGTGGATTGGGTTAAGTCGAAAATAAAGACGAAAGATGGAGTTGAGGGTATATTGGACAAGAATGCAGGGCCAGGGTGTGGTTCAGTGAAAGAAGAAATGATACAAATGCTTAGAATTGCATTGCTTTGTACAAGCAGAAATCCAGCTGATAGGCCTTCAATGAGAGATGTTGTGTTGATGCTTCAAGCGGCTAAACCTAAGAGAAAATTGCTTGGTGGAGGGGGTGATGTTGCATTGATTCAAAAGCCAGTTACCAATGAAAGCTAG